One Helianthus annuus cultivar XRQ/B chromosome 12, HanXRQr2.0-SUNRISE, whole genome shotgun sequence genomic region harbors:
- the LOC110895636 gene encoding DAZ-associated protein 1, whose amino-acid sequence MSEKKLVVLGIPWDVDTDGLKDYMRKFGELEDCIVMKERSSGRSRGFGYVTFAEVEDAKAALSAEHFLGNRALEVKIATPKEEMRSSSKKITRIFVARIPLSVTEAAFRSHFEKYGEILDLYMPKDPSTKGHRGIGFITFANADSVDDLMSETHELGGSDVVVDRATPKEDNFRPVSRMPPPPPPSGGYGAYNAYVTTRYAALGAPTAYDYPSSVYGRGESARGMGKKIFIGRLPQEASVEDLRLYFGRFGRILDVYIPKDPKRSGHRGFGFVTFAEDGVADRVSRRSHEICGQQVAIDSATPVDDGGSSGGSSHYLDNPPEPAYGGYGPMRAYGRMYGSLDFDDWGYGGMSGSMGRVGGLGRMGGLGGGMGGLGGGMGSLGGSMGGGRPSRTDYRYRPY is encoded by the exons ATGTCTGAGAAGAAGCTTGTG GTGTTGGGCATCCCATGGGATGTTGATACCGATGGCTTGAAAGATTACATGAGGAAATTTGGGGAATTGGAGGACTGTATTGTTATGAAG GAGCGTTCAAGTGGCCGATCTCGTGGTTTTGGATATGTAACCTTCGCAGAAGTTGAAGATGCTAAG GCTGCACTTTCAGCCGAGCACTTCCTCGGGAACAGAGCATTGGAAGTAAAAATAGCAACACCAAAG GAAGAGATGAGATCATCTTCAAAGAAAATTACCCGTATTTTTGTTGCTAGAATCCCGCTCTCAGTCACAGAAGCCGCGTTTAGGAG CCATTTTGAGAAATATGGTGAGATATTGGATTTGTACATGCCCAAG GATCCAAGTACCAAGGGCCATCGTGGAATTGGTTTTATAACTTTTGCAAATGCTG ATTCTGTCGATGATCTCATGTCTGAAACCCATGAACTTGGAGGTTCAGATGTGGTGGTTGACAGAGCAACACCTAAG GAAGACAATTTCCGACCAGTTAGCCGCATGCCGCCACCGCCGCCTCCGAGTGGCGGATATGGTGCTTATAATGCTTATGTTACAACTAGATATGCTGCACTGGGTGCTCCTACAGCATATGATTATCCAAGCTCTGTCTATGGAA GAGGAGAATCTGCTAGGGGAATGGGCAAAAAGATTTTTATAGGACGGCTTCCTCAAGAAGCAAGTGTGGAAGATTTGCGCTTGTATTTTGGTAGGTTTGGACGTATTTTGGATGTGTATATCCCAAAG GACCCTAAGAGATCTGGTCACAGGGGGTTTGGTTTTGTGACCTTTGCTGAGGATGGTGTTGCAGATCGTGTTTCACGAAGGTCACACGAGATTTGTGGACAACAG GTAGCAATAGATTCAGCTACACCTGTTGATGACGGTGGTTCAAGCGGAGGCAGCAGCCACTATTTGGACAACCCACCTGAACCAGCGTACGGAGGCTATGGCCCCATGCGAGCTTACGGCAGAATGTATGGAAGCTTGGATTTTGATGAT TGGGGTTATGGTGGCATGAGCGGAAGCATGGGGCGTGTGGGAGGATTGGGACGGATGGGCGGCCTAGGTGGAGGTATGGGCGGTCTAGGTGGCGGCATGGGCAGCCTAGGTGGAAGCATGGGTGGGGGGAGACCTTCACGAACGGATTACAGGTATAGGCCGTATTAG
- the LOC118485123 gene encoding uncharacterized protein LOC118485123, with amino-acid sequence MRQRRWLETVKDYDFEIHYHPGKANVVADALSRKTDYAPIQVQSMQLIVTSGLLERIREAQVEAVKVENWKKERIIGQFKDLEEGNHGKVSYRLELPEELSRIHSTFRVSHLRKCLADETTYIHYDDIEVDDRLNYVVKPIAILDRKVKTLRNKEINQVKVKWEHRKGSDTTWESEEEMQRLYPTLFGR; translated from the exons atgaggcaaaggcggtggttggaaacGGTCAAGGATTACGATTtcgaaatacattaccaccccgggaaAGCCAATGTAGTAGCAGACGCGTTAAGTCGAAAGACAGATTATGCCCCGATACAAGTACAATCAATGCAGCTTATTGTGACCTCGGgcttactagaacgaattcgagaagcacaagtTGAAGCGGTGAAGGtagaaaactggaaaaaggaaagaattatcggccaaTTTAAAGATCTTGAAGAAGGCAATCACG GGAAGGTATCATACCGCCTTGAACTACCGGAAGAATTAAGCAGGATTCATAGCACATTTCGTGTGTCACATCTTCGGAAATGTTTAGCGGATGAAACAACCtatatccactacgatgacatcgaggtggatgatagactTAACTATGTGGTGAAGCCCATTGCGATTTTGGATCGTAAGGTGAAGACCTTAAGGAACAAAGAAATCAATCAAGTgaaggtcaaatgggaacaccGGAAGGGTTCAGATACCACATGGGAATCCGAGGAGGAGATGCAACGACTCTACCCTACGTTATTCGGTAGGTAA
- the LOC110895637 gene encoding uncharacterized protein LOC110895637, protein MQVCYSPQLRSAGNKSSSSFCNSGAYTSPGTPDYGDNNNNVLEFQKGWCSERVPLSNSSRRHISAAALMPFNSGRTLPSKWDDAERWITSPVSGFGVCKSVEPPHPSQRRVKAKSGPLGGTPGVGYFSNYSPAVPVLAGSALTTGVLVPDGMGQSGNVPGWSELLIDSSYPDFRDERNDEDGVSQRDMATQMSPESSPEAYVPPAVEHGGRHSARLEVRDVQVDKGATMIKQSKRHRMGMKDNRSPEANELALTWNATEGAMKLSKLQKEEARITAWENLQNAKAEASIRKLEMKLEKKKAASMDKILKKHRAAQMKAQEFRRNMSEDVSPRHSRKFRSLRRYVTDSFKGCFSCRDP, encoded by the exons ATGCAAGTCTGCTATTCACCACAGTTAAGATCTGCTGGAAACAAGAGTTCCTCATCATTCTGTAATTCGGGTGCATACACGAGTCCAGGAACTCCTGATTACGGAGATAACAATAACAATGTGTTAGAGTTTCAAAAGGGTTGGTGCTCAGAGAGAGTACCATTAAGCAATAGTAGTAGGAGGCATATCAGTGCTGCAGCATTGATGCCTTTTAATAGTGGAAGAACGTTACCGTCGAAATGGGATGATGCCGAGAGGTGGATTACGAGTCCGGTGTCGGGTTTTGGGGTTTGCAAGAGTGTAGAACCGCCGCACCCGTCGCAGAGACGAGTTAAAGCGAAAAGCGGACCGTTGGGTGGGACGCCTGGGGTTGGTTACTTTTCGAATTACTCGCCTGCTGTACCGGTTCTTGCGGGTTCGGCGTTAACGACTGGTGTTCTTGTGCCTGATGGAATGGGTCAATCTGGTAATGTACCTGGATGGTCTGAGTTGTTGATCGACTCTTCATATCCTGATTTTCGAG ATGAGAGGAATGATGAAGATGGTGTTTCGCAGCGAGACATGGCGACCCAAATGAGCCCTGAGAGCAGCCCAGAAGCGTATGTACCTCCAGCTGTGGAACATGGCGGACGACATTCTGCTAGGTTGGAAGTTAGGGATGTACAGGTGGATAAAGGAGCCACTATGATCAAGCAATCAAAACGACACAGAATGGGAATGAAGGATAACCGATCACCGGAGGCTAATGAATTGGCTTTGACATGGAATGCAACAGAAGGAGCAATGAAGTTGTCAAA GCTCCAGAAAGAGGAAGCACGGATCACTGCGTGGGAGAATCTACAGAATGCAAAAGCCGAGGCATCAATCCGGAAACTTGAG ATGAAACTGGAGAAAAAGAAGGCAGCATCTATGGATAAAATATTGAAAAAACATAGAGCTGCGCAAATGAAAGCGCAAGAATTCAGAAGGAACATGTCAGAGGATGTTTCTCCCAGACATTCCCGCAAATTCAGAAGCTTACGTAGATACGTCACAGATTCCTTCAAAGGCTGCTTCAGTTGTCGTGACCCGTAA